The Bacteroidota bacterium region TGGGAATACTTAGAAATCTTCGTTGAGGCTGAATACCTGATCCTCCTTCTTGCTCATGACACCGGCCTTCTGATACTCGGCGACACGCTTCTCAAAGAAATTGGTTTTGCCTTGGAGGGAAATCAGGTCCATCCAGTCAAAAGGATTGGGGGTTCCGTAGGCTTTTGAATAACCAAGGGTAACCAACAGGCGGTCGGCTACAAACTCAATGTACTGTCCCATCAGGACAGCGTTCATGCCAATCAGCGAAACAGGCAAGGCCTCCATCACAAACTCCTTCTCAATCCCGACTGCTTCCATGATGATCTCACGGATGCGCCACTCTTCCATTTTTGTTTCCAGCATGCTGTAAAGCAAACAGGCAAAATCACAATGCAGCCCTTCGTCGCGGCTGATCAACTCATTGCTGAAGGTCAGGCCTGGCATCAAACCACGCTTCTTCAGCCAGAAGATGGAGCAGAAGCTACCGCTGAAGAAAATCCCCTCAACAGCTGCAAATGCCACAAGCCTTTCAGCAAACGTTGCATCACTACCGATCCAACGCATCGCCCACTCGGCCTTTTTCTTTACACAAGGCACGTTGTCCAAGGCATGGAACAAATGGTCCTTTTCCTTGTCGTCCTTGATATAAGTATCGATGAGGAGACTATAGGTCTCGCTATGGATATTTTCAATTGCGATTTGAAATCCGTAGAAGCAACGGGCCTCTGGAACCTGTACC contains the following coding sequences:
- a CDS encoding ribonucleotide-diphosphate reductase subunit beta; amino-acid sequence: MEPLLKENRDRFVLFPIKHDEIWRMYKQAEASFWTAEEIDLSADHADWAKLDDNERHFVKHVLAFFAASDGIVNENLAERFLSEVQVPEARCFYGFQIAIENIHSETYSLLIDTYIKDDKEKDHLFHALDNVPCVKKKAEWAMRWIGSDATFAERLVAFAAVEGIFFSGSFCSIFWLKKRGLMPGLTFSNELISRDEGLHCDFACLLYSMLETKMEEWRIREIIMEAVGIEKEFVMEALPVSLIGMNAVLMGQYIEFVADRLLVTLGYSKAYGTPNPFDWMDLISLQGKTNFFEKRVAEYQKAGVMSKKEDQVFSLNEDF